The following coding sequences are from one Lolium rigidum isolate FL_2022 chromosome 6, APGP_CSIRO_Lrig_0.1, whole genome shotgun sequence window:
- the LOC124661321 gene encoding uncharacterized protein LOC124661321, translated as MPPPSASAARFAAHWVVDALAGDETLHFSAIEALVGVWPESLAGAPEATRERVALRCLQEAAEGAALGGGERLRVDATRSCEELLIELIGQVGNSESLEMDMLPHFSDIQKFIRIKIPTLLETCFELLREVNPEITSMVAPSPVEKSAKNNVNDKSFCSISRDHVNTEKHGCPRDSSDLQRVNLTVFVNAIDTRDVQKDPMEPIPELNEPSTLSSRRYDQPQENTIDYRDMPITAEPASATCSDALLQSNTELLSKKDAVETTMSQEKSPTTNLQPRSCGDKYQNPSHNNDGERPHNDGIDIQSSKDLSHQGSTMQSTVAPDSDRSTDALLTCTSEKSHFPEFVAADDTVMVAQPLGRKTRSSLQHDHGEKASQDLDEGSARIQLVEKYPGHNELNLQTAGAVPSVSCYVAVQEDKSETNHPQEDATDHSEMCAQMNGDKANLGVSSADKTNPAIRVDGNILKKNTSCGGQTAIDSPCCNVTAHTKSLEVNSLSEKNAEKNMADRSVPSSHKDGNKEGTKQAANKKIMGNAVVETSNVHCSDDSSSGLAAACLLSLMCNLPSSTQDRDADGSIEGFREQDLCIKCGKDGQLLKCSSCALAAHDSCFGSSVTFDVSGKLCCPVCFYTKANEAYQKAKTAYSKARKNLSAFLGTKQHDEQFTGKEPTAACSKYHLNEGNTSKSQGNSLSEADNLSLKDEEPVQWRNKQRTNDTSDACHEEDQLNGCNTSKRQCDDQSEADKDEEPGQQRKKQRKNDTNDACPEEDQLNGCNRSIKQGNHQSGDLSHQDLEPGQHKSNATTDTCTEEVITENASLGLNSDIATNKDCVPHYKRRHIHVAEHGRPVENAKAHEDGNDNSFYEVQHSSQSRSSPVTSQNVEADKHDGRTNSHECENSDEIEATSSNDSRKQSSPPWRNMRHHKARLQKKHTVVSHNFKKTLGCQDEHMPSPSKKRNYAPKRYSNPLAPGRRSKLCWTEEEEQALRDAMLKFTPKDDGVIPWVRILEYGSDVFHKTRLPSDLRVKWRNMKKKS; from the exons ATGCCGCCCCCCTCCGCCTCCGCTGCCCGCTTCGCCGCCCACTGGGTTGTCGACGCCCTCGCCGGCGACGAGACCCTCCACTTCTCCGCCATCGAAG CGTTGGTGGGCGTCTGGCCGGAGTCCCTCGCGGGCGCACCGGAGGCCACGCGGGAGAGGGTTGCGCTCCGATGCCTGCAGGAGGCCGCAGAGGGGGCGGCGCTGGGAGGGGGAGAGAGGCTTAGGGTTGATGCCACCCGCTCTTGCGAGGAATTACTCATTGAGCTAATTGGACAG GTTGGTAATTCAGAAAGCTTAGAGATGGATATGCTTCCACATTTTAGTGATATTCAAAAGTTCATACGGATCAAGATACCAACTTTACTGGAAACTTGTTTTGAGTTG cttaGAGAAGTGAACCCAGAGATCACATCTATGGTTGCACCGTCCCCAGTGGAGAAGAGTGCCAAGAACAATGTCAATGACAAGTCATTTTGCAGTATCAGCCGTGATCATGTAAATACTGAAAAGCATGGGTGCCCTAGAGATAGTTCTGATCTTCAGCGAGTGAACTTAACGGTTTTTGTCAATGCAATTGACACAAGAGATGTGCAGAAGGATCCAATGGAGCCAATTCCAGAATTAAACGAACCATCTACATTGTCCAGTAGACGTTATGATCAACCTCAAGAAAATACTATTGACTATAGAGACATGCCCATCACAGCCGAGCCTGCTTCAGCTACCTGCAGTGATGCTTTGCTTCAAAGTAATACTGAACTTCTGTCAAAGAAGGATGCGGTGGAGACTACCATGTCCCAAGAAAAGAGTCCAACTACCAACCTTCAACCACGATCCTGTGGAGACAAGTACCAAAATCCATCCCACAACAATGACGGAGAGAGACCACACAATGATGGCATCGACATTCAGTCATCAAAAGATCTCAGCCATCAAGGATCAACCATGCAGTCTACGGTGGCTCCAGATTCGGATAGAAGCACTGATGCCCTACTGACATGTACATCTGAAAAAAGCCACTTTCCCGAGTTTGTTGCTGCAGATGATACAGTGATGGTTGCACAACCACTTGGCAGAAAAACTAGGAGTTCGCTGCAACATGACCATGGTGAGAAAGCAAGTCAAGATCTGGATGAGGGCAGTGCCAGGATTCAGCTAGTGGAAAAGTATCCTGGTCATAATGAACTGAATCTTCAAACTGCAGGTGCTGTACCTTCTGTAAGCTGCTACGTGGCTGTTCAAGAAGATAAATCTGAAACAAACCATCCACAAGAGGATGCTACAGATCATTCTGAAATGTGTGCACAGATGAATGGTGATAAGGCTAATCTTGGAGTCAGTTCTGCTGACAAAACTAATCCAGCAATACGGGTTGATGGAAACATCTTGAAGAAGAATACATCCTGTGGTGGTCAGACTGCTATAGATTCTCCTTGCTGCAATGTGACTGCACATACTAAAAGTTTGGAAGTCAATTCTTTATCCGAGAAGAATGCAGAAAAGAATATGGCTGACAGATCTGTTCCAAGCTCTCATAAGGATGGAAATAAAGAAGGAACCAAGCAAGCTGCAAACAAGAAAATCATGGGGAATGCTGTGGTGGAAACATCAAATGTGCATTGCTCTGATGACAGTTCCAGTGGCTTAGCAGCTGCTTGTCTTCTATCATTGATGTGCAATTTGCCTTCCTCTACTCAGGATAGAGATGCCGATGGTTCCATCGAGGGATTTAGAGAACAAGATTTGTGCATAAAATGTGGTAAAGATGGCCAGTTGCTGAAATGTAGCAGCTGCGCATTAGCCGCTCATGATAGCTGTTTTGGTTCATCAGTGACATTTGATGTTTCTGGCAAGCTATGTTGCCCTGTGTGCTTCTATACTAAAGCTAATGAAGCATATCAAAAAGCTAAAACAGCATATTCGAAAGCTAGGAAGAACCTATCCGCTTTCCTTGGCACGAAGCAACATGATGAACAATTTACTGGAAAAGAACCAACAGCCGCCTGCAGCAAGTATCACTTGAATGAAGGTAATACATCCAAAAGTCAGGGTAACAGTCTATCTGAAGCAGACAATCtttctcttaaagatgaagaACCTGTTCAGTGGAGGAACAAGCAGAGAACAAACGACACAAGTGATGCTTGTCACGAGGAGGATCAGTTAAATGGGTGTAATACATCGAAAAGGCAATGCGACGATCAGTCTGAAGCAGATAAGGATGAAGAACCTGGCCAGCAGAGGAAGAAGCAGAGGAAAAATGATACAAATGATGCTTGTCCTGAAGAGGATCAATTAAATGGGTGTAATAGATCCATAAAACAAGGTAACCATCAGTCTGGTGACCTTTCTCATCAGGATCTAGAACCTGGTCAGCATAAATCAAATGCGACAACCGATACTTGTACTGAGGAGGTAATCACTGAAAATGCATCTCTTGGTCTGAATTCTGATATTGCAACCAATAAAGATTGTGTACCCCACTATAAAAGAAGACACATTCACGTCGCAGAGCATGGACGGCCTGTGGAAAATGCAAAAGCCCATGAAGATGGCAATGACAATTCATTTTATGAAGTACAACATTCATCTCAGAGTAGATCCAGTCCTGTTACCAGTCAGAATGTTGAGGCTGACAAACATGATGGTCGTACAAATTCTCACGAATGTGAAAATTCTGATGAGATAGAAGCTACGTCTTCAAATGATTCTCGCAAGCAGTCATCGCCCCCTTGGCGAAACATGAGACACCATAAAGCAAGGTTGCAAAAAAAGCATACAGTGGTATCACATAATTTTAAAAAAACATTGGGATGCCAGGATGAGCACATGCCTTCGCCATCGAAGAAACGGAACTATGCACCCAAGCGTTA CTCTAATCCGCTTGCACCAGGAAGGCGCTCAAAGCTCTGTTGGacggaagaagaagagcaagcttTGAGG GACGCAATGTTAAAATTCACCCCAAAAGATGACGGGGTCATTCCCTGGGTTCGGATACTAGAATATGGCAGTGATGTGTTTCACAAGACACGCCTCCCGAGTGACCTGAGAGTCAAATGGAGGAACATGAAGAAGAAATCATAA